One stretch of Cryptomeria japonica unplaced genomic scaffold, Sugi_1.0 HiC_scaffold_627, whole genome shotgun sequence DNA includes these proteins:
- the LOC131045177 gene encoding receptor-like protein 7 yields the protein MEATVSYSKVALAIITISCGLLCLIAYPTMACPLTDRNVLLDFKADLADEDKRLSSWHGLNCCTWSGVGCNFGTGHVSLLDLNGYNLEGDIHSSLFELAELEHLDLSDNYFQGNITPHIGMLKKLSFLALSDAGDANEFYVSLESLSNLVSLEYLVLDGLNISVGKESAEAVGSLRNLQELSMSGCGLSGPIPNSLVKLTSLLHLDLSRNSLLAQIPAWFENVTAHLLSLDLSDNYNLGGDISFIGQQISPSLTRIILSRTAVEGEIPSAIGNVSSLESLHLFNTRIEGKIPLSIANLSKLFSLDLSHNNLRGSIPPSLGSLSSLSYLDLSYNQFNGAIPRTISDLVSLKHLWLDSNGLSGSISLSLLDNLTRLEYLFLSNNHLTVSSDSPWIPQFRNLQALRLSSCNLDRIPPFLVTQYGMIELDLSANRIATDIPSWIWDLTSLYYLNLSCNQLTGSLPSSLTSMTLMYLDLHNNSLEGPLPLPPDAHLLDLSGNQFNGSIPADTGAYLSNSWYLSLSRNNLSGAIPDSICTPELQVLDLSSNMLSNMIPPHLIRKCSSLNVLDLAENHLEGKMPAEWGNLKEINTLKLAGNKLRGLLPSSLSKCHTLQVLDLGNNKLQGTIPHWIGKLSQLHVLVLRSNHFHGSVPRQVIDLSNLQILDLSHNRLSGPIPSNLTNLLAMVNESQSNPNHLEKYTLDGAIYTNKIVMSWKGGDGEFVKVLFILKCIDLSNNNLSGNIPLKMGSLKGLIVLNLSRNHLSGPIPKTLGDMDQLESLDLSINRLNGKIPLELQLLTYLEFLNLSYNMLDGKVPHGGQFLTFGESSYLGNPKLSEIPFTNTTVCNNSSGYDNCTSIETIGVENSDAEMKGWAIGLGLSYSLGFSIVIGILCFNNRIRKRVFNLYDDAVLAVDRCITGNK from the coding sequence ATGGAAGCTACGGTTTCATATAGCAAAGTTGCACTTGCAATCATTACAATATCATGCGGCCTCTTATGTTTGATCGCCTATCCTACAATGGCGTGCCCGCTAACCGACAGAAATGTTCTCCTGGATTTTAAGGCAGATCTTGCAGATGAGGATAAAAGGCTTAGTTCCTGGCACGGATTGAATTGCTGCACTTGGAGTGGAGTTGGCTGTAACTTCGGCACAGGCCATGTTTCTCTACTCGATTTGAATGGATACAATTTGGAGGGTGACATCCATTCATCGCTGTTTGAGCTTGCAGAGTTAGAGCACCTCGATCTCAGTGATAACTACTTTCAAGGTAACATCACTCCCCATATTGGAATGTTGAAGAAACTCAGTTTTCTTGCTTTGTCAGATGCTGGTGATGCAAATGAATTTTATGTGAGTTTGGAAAGCTTATCAAATCTAGTGAGCTTGGAATACCTCGTTCTGGATGGACTAAATATCTCTGTAGGCAAGGAGAGCGCCGAAGCTGTTGGCAGTCTACGGAACCTTCAAGAACTCAGCATGTCTGGGTGTGGGCTTAGCGGACCAATTCCCAATTCCCTTGTCAAACTCACTTCTCTCCTTCATCTCGATCTTTCAAGGAATTCTTTGTTAGCCCAAATACCTGCTTGGTTTGAAAATGTGACTGCCCACTTGCTCTCACTTGATCTTTCTGACAATTACAATCTTGGAGGAGACATTTCTTTTATTGGACAACAAATTTCACCATCACTGACTAGAATTATTCTTTCACGGACAGCTGTGGAGGGTGAAATTCCATCTGCTATAGGGAACGTTTCATCCTTGGAGAGTCTTCATCTGTTCAATACTAGAATTGAAGGTAAAATTCCTCTGTCCATCGCCAATCTCTCTAAACTTTTTTCTTTGGATCTGTCCCACAACAACTTAAGAGGATCAATCCCACCTTCGTTGGGATCACTTTCTTCCCTTTCATATCTTGACCTCAGTTACAACCAATTTAATGGAGCAATTCCTCGCACAATTTCAGATCTTGTTAGCTTAAAACACCTTTGGCTGGACTCTAATGGGTTAAGtggttccatatccctttctctctTAGATAATCTAACTAGACTTGAATATCTGTTCCTTTCCAATAATCACCTAACCGTGAGTAGTGATTCACCCTGGATCCCACAGTTTAGAAACCTCCAGGCTCTGCGATTATCTTCCTGCAATTTAGATAGAATTCCACCGTTTCTAGTAACCCAATATGGCATGATAGAGCTGGACCTATCCGCTAACAGAATTGCAACAGATATTCCGTCCTGGATTTGGGACTTAACCAGTCTTTATTATTTGAACCTTAGCTGTAACCAATTAACAGGTTCTCTGCCATCTAGTCTAACATCCATGACTCTTATGTATCTGGATTTGCACAATAACAGCTTAGAaggtcctcttcctcttcctcctgatGCTCATCTTTTGGACCTGTCGGGGAATCAGTTTAATGGTTCTATTCCTGCTGATACGGGTGCATATCTTTCAAATTCGTGGTATTTATCCTTGTCTAGGAATAATCTCAGTGGAGCCATTCCAGATTCTATTTGCACTCCAGAGTTGCAGGTTCTTGACCTGTCAAGTAATATGCTGAGCAATATGATTCCTCCCCATTTGATAAGGAAATGTTCTTCTCTCAATGTTCTAGATTTGGCGGAAAATCATCTAGAAGGTAAAATGCCAGCAGAATGGGGCAACCTGAAAGAGATTAATACATTGAAGCTCGCTGGTAATAAGTTGAGAGGACTTCTTCCGTCTTCGCTTTCAAAATGCCACACTCTGCAAGTATTGGATTTGGGAAATAACAAGTTACAAGGCACCATTCCCCATTGGATTGGGAAGCTATCACAACTGCACGTGTTGGTGTTAAGGTCTAATCATTTCCATGGCAGTGTCCCACGCCAGGTGATCGACCTTTCAAATCTTCAAATTCTGGACCTTTCACACAACCGCCTTTCAGGACCTATTCCGAGCAACCTTACAAACTTGCTTGCAATGGTCAATGAATCACAGAGTAATCCAAACCATTTGGAAAAATATACTTTAGATGGTGCAATATATACAAATAAAATTGTAATGTCGTGGAAAGGTGGGGATGGTGAGTTTGTGAAAGTTCTTTTCATTCTTAAATGTATTGATCTTTCAAATAACAATTTATCGGGGAACATTCCTCTCAAAATGGGATCCCTTAAGGGCTTGATAGTCCTTAACCTTTCAAGGAATCATCTCAGTGGCCCAATCCCAAAAACATTGGGAGACATGGATCAGCTAGAGTCTCTGGACCTCTCGATAAACAGGTTGAATGGCAAAATTCCCTTGGAACTTCAGTTGCTGACTTATTTGGAGTTCTTGAATCTATCTTACAACATGCTTGATGGAAAAGTACCCCACGGAGGGCAGTTTCTGACCTTTGGGGAGTCATCCTACTTAGGCAATCCTAAGCTAAGTGAGATTCCATTTACCAATACAACAGTCTGCAACAACTCTTCTGGATATGACAACTGCACAAGTATTGAGACAATTGGTGTAGAAAATTCAGATGCTGAAATGAAAGGGTGGGCCATCGGACTTGGATTGAGTTATAGTTTGGGATTCTCTATTGTGATTGGAATATTGTGTTTCAATAACAGGATAAGAAAGAGAGTCTTCAATTTGTATGATGATGCAGTTTTAGCTGTTGATCGGTGTATAACAGGGAATAAGTGA